A stretch of Corallococcus macrosporus DNA encodes these proteins:
- a CDS encoding M48 family metallopeptidase, with the protein MRSRVGVLVAVGLGLTSCAQVTKELKKANLGSDVNRVVAASEKVQSCDKLKVEPAIQEEYALGSALAIHWAQQGGGLMLGNPAEEALSTYVNTVGRNLAMQSPRPELGWTFGVLKDVKRFNALSAPAGYVFVTQGLLQGVENEAQLAGVLSHEIAHVVLKHALHQYVSVKVKTCKGAAVTGAVMSAVASKVVGASRSDGRLDLDSDTGLMGEMVEGTVDVFGKGNRRDEELAADALAVELMLSAGYDPREFSRLLDRTSGGGGFWENHPSKRDRQEQIADLLDARRKDADPLARLDVASLQRPALPAAFAIVGAGKKPTGMAKDAK; encoded by the coding sequence ATGCGCTCGCGCGTGGGAGTCCTGGTGGCGGTGGGCCTGGGCCTGACGTCCTGTGCCCAGGTGACGAAGGAGCTGAAGAAGGCGAACCTGGGCAGTGACGTGAACCGGGTGGTGGCCGCGTCGGAGAAGGTGCAGTCCTGCGACAAGCTGAAGGTGGAGCCGGCCATCCAGGAGGAGTACGCGCTGGGCAGCGCGCTGGCCATCCACTGGGCGCAGCAGGGCGGCGGGCTGATGCTGGGCAACCCCGCGGAGGAGGCGCTGAGCACCTACGTCAACACGGTGGGCCGCAACCTGGCGATGCAGTCCCCCCGGCCGGAGCTGGGCTGGACGTTCGGCGTGCTCAAGGACGTGAAGCGCTTCAACGCGCTGTCCGCGCCCGCCGGCTACGTGTTCGTCACACAGGGGCTGCTCCAGGGCGTGGAGAACGAGGCGCAGCTCGCGGGCGTGCTGTCGCATGAGATTGCCCACGTCGTGCTCAAGCACGCGCTGCACCAGTACGTCTCCGTGAAGGTGAAGACCTGCAAGGGCGCGGCGGTGACGGGCGCCGTGATGTCGGCGGTCGCCTCGAAGGTGGTGGGCGCGAGCCGGTCGGACGGCCGCCTGGACCTGGACTCGGACACGGGGCTGATGGGGGAGATGGTCGAAGGGACCGTGGACGTCTTCGGCAAGGGCAACCGCCGCGACGAGGAGCTGGCGGCGGATGCGCTCGCGGTGGAGCTGATGCTGTCCGCGGGCTACGACCCCCGGGAGTTCTCGCGCCTGCTCGACCGGACGTCCGGGGGCGGCGGATTCTGGGAGAACCACCCGAGCAAGAGGGACCGCCAGGAGCAGATTGCCGACCTGCTCGACGCGCGGCGGAAGGACGCGGATCCGCTCGCGCGGCTGGACGTGGCGTCGCTCCAGCGCCCTGCCCTGCCCGCGGCCTTCGCCATCGTGGGGGCCGGGAAGAAGCCCACGGGCATGGCGAAGGACGCGAAGTAG
- a CDS encoding SH3 domain-containing protein, which produces MRRWTWGILLLSLGVPVTAAWAVKKDEKLYVKARNTRVLKSAVPTADVVAVLQPGQQVTWKGADPKNAQWHQVTEPGGKPGYVFQTNLSTKPPNMELVSKDGKTRTIDPAAFVSSGAAVKALSPGAEKYGNDKGGDYKAAVAQLQKLEGLAKAVTPVQIDKHVKQAGLFPVVAPNTKLGPQKGGR; this is translated from the coding sequence ATGAGACGATGGACCTGGGGCATCCTGCTGCTGTCGCTGGGAGTGCCGGTGACGGCCGCGTGGGCGGTGAAGAAGGACGAGAAGCTCTACGTGAAGGCGCGCAACACGCGCGTGCTCAAGAGCGCGGTGCCCACGGCGGACGTGGTGGCGGTGCTCCAGCCCGGGCAGCAGGTGACGTGGAAGGGCGCGGACCCGAAGAATGCCCAGTGGCACCAGGTGACGGAGCCCGGCGGCAAGCCCGGCTACGTGTTCCAGACGAACCTGTCCACGAAGCCGCCCAACATGGAGCTGGTGTCCAAGGACGGCAAGACGCGCACCATCGACCCGGCTGCCTTCGTGTCCAGCGGCGCGGCGGTGAAGGCGCTGAGCCCGGGCGCGGAGAAGTACGGCAACGACAAGGGCGGCGACTACAAGGCCGCGGTGGCGCAGCTCCAGAAGCTGGAGGGGCTGGCGAAGGCGGTGACGCCCGTGCAGATCGACAAGCACGTGAAGCAGGCCGGGCTGTTCCCGGTGGTGGCGCCCAACACGAAGCTGGGTCCCCAGAAGGGGGGCAGGTGA
- a CDS encoding TetR/AcrR family transcriptional regulator has translation MAGALAAKRVVAPRARRDEDKEARRRELLDAARELFEATSFAQVKMADVAARTGLAKGTVFLYFPTKEALFLALLDDLLTAWFAKLNGQLSSQGGTWTGHQLARTLAASLEGEETFTRLLALMQTVLEQNVTVAQTQAFKERVLMAMGTTAALLQARLPFLTPETAGQVIRHVHALMTGLRQMADIAPVAREVLTLPHMAPLRVDFTAELTAAITTLLRGLEPR, from the coding sequence ATGGCGGGAGCACTGGCCGCGAAGCGCGTCGTGGCGCCGCGGGCGCGGCGGGACGAGGACAAGGAAGCGCGGCGGCGGGAGCTGCTGGACGCGGCGCGCGAGCTGTTCGAGGCCACGTCGTTCGCCCAGGTGAAGATGGCGGACGTCGCGGCGCGCACGGGCCTGGCGAAGGGGACGGTGTTCCTCTACTTCCCGACGAAGGAGGCGCTGTTCCTGGCGCTCCTGGACGACCTGCTCACCGCGTGGTTCGCGAAGCTGAACGGCCAGCTGTCCTCCCAGGGCGGCACGTGGACGGGCCACCAGCTGGCGCGCACGTTGGCCGCGTCGCTGGAGGGGGAAGAGACCTTCACGCGGCTCCTGGCGCTGATGCAGACGGTGCTGGAGCAGAACGTGACCGTGGCCCAGACGCAGGCGTTCAAGGAGCGCGTGCTGATGGCCATGGGGACGACGGCGGCGCTGCTCCAGGCGCGGCTGCCCTTCCTCACGCCGGAGACCGCGGGCCAGGTCATCCGCCACGTGCACGCGCTGATGACGGGCCTGCGGCAGATGGCGGACATCGCGCCCGTGGCGCGCGAGGTGCTGACGCTGCCGCACATGGCGCCCCTGCGCGTGGACTTCACCGCCGAGCTGACGGCGGCCATCACCACCCTTCTTCGCGGGCTCGAGCCCCGCTGA
- a CDS encoding helix-turn-helix transcriptional regulator, with translation MEQRLATLIGNAVRVARQRLELTQADVAERVGIATEVYGRLERGHMLPSVRTLRKLCLVLSCSSDVLLGLSATAAVTEDGAPQLAEDPPEYRERPEVRRLMRTVRKLDSPRLRLLGQVAHALER, from the coding sequence ATGGAACAACGACTGGCAACCCTCATTGGAAACGCGGTGCGAGTGGCCCGGCAGCGCCTGGAGCTGACGCAGGCCGATGTCGCCGAGCGCGTCGGCATCGCCACCGAGGTGTACGGGCGGCTGGAGCGCGGGCACATGCTGCCCAGCGTGCGGACGTTGAGGAAGTTGTGCCTGGTGCTCAGCTGCTCGTCGGATGTGCTGCTCGGGTTGAGCGCGACGGCGGCGGTGACCGAGGACGGCGCGCCGCAGCTCGCGGAGGATCCGCCGGAGTACCGCGAGCGTCCGGAAGTGCGCCGCCTGATGCGCACCGTGCGCAAGCTGGACTCCCCGCGCCTGCGCCTGTTGGGGCAGGTCGCGCACGCGCTGGAGCGATGA
- a CDS encoding aldehyde dehydrogenase family protein, whose protein sequence is MLEAVASLLPQTSVEVDRIRAVFEAQRANRWNLSRSTAAERIARLRKLREAIIARREQLAEAIHQDFRKPAMEVELTEIHPTLEELNHTVKHLKSWMKPKRVATPLTLKGASSHVRFEAKGVVVILSPWNYPFQLLAAPLIAAIAAGNAVMLKPSEKTPHTSRFLAKLVRDVYPENEVAVFEGGAEVAEALLQHPFDHFFFTGNPNIGRKVMMAATKFLSSVTLELGGKSPVIIDESANLKAAAEALAWGKFVNAGQTCVAPDYIYVPASKQQAFLEAFKAVLTRFYGETEAERQASPDFARVVDPAAWRRLKEVLDRTVAAGAKVEAGGTADGPSRYLSPTVLSGVTTKSPIMEGEIFGPVLPVLTYERREEIYAHINEGGKPLALYVFSQDSKMVEEVLQHTTSGGVVVNNVLIHVANPNLPFGGVGMSGLGNYHGHYGFKTFSHERAVMVQWMKSLAAVFFPPYRGKAQEWASRATRMLE, encoded by the coding sequence ATGCTGGAAGCCGTCGCGTCCCTCCTTCCCCAGACCTCGGTTGAAGTGGACCGCATCCGCGCGGTGTTCGAAGCGCAGCGCGCGAACCGCTGGAACCTGTCGCGCAGCACCGCGGCGGAGCGCATCGCGCGGCTGCGCAAGCTGCGCGAGGCCATCATCGCGCGGCGCGAGCAGCTGGCGGAGGCCATCCACCAGGACTTCCGCAAGCCGGCGATGGAGGTGGAGCTGACGGAGATCCATCCGACGCTGGAGGAGCTGAACCACACGGTGAAGCACCTCAAGTCGTGGATGAAGCCCAAGCGCGTGGCGACGCCGCTGACGCTCAAGGGCGCGTCCAGCCACGTGCGCTTCGAGGCGAAGGGCGTGGTGGTCATCCTGTCGCCGTGGAACTACCCGTTCCAGCTCCTGGCGGCGCCGCTCATCGCGGCCATCGCCGCGGGCAACGCGGTGATGCTCAAGCCCAGTGAGAAGACGCCGCACACGTCGCGCTTCCTGGCGAAGCTGGTGCGGGACGTGTACCCGGAGAACGAGGTGGCGGTGTTCGAGGGCGGCGCGGAGGTGGCGGAGGCGCTGCTCCAGCACCCGTTCGACCACTTCTTCTTCACGGGCAACCCGAACATCGGCCGCAAGGTGATGATGGCGGCGACGAAGTTCCTCTCCAGCGTGACGCTGGAATTGGGCGGCAAGTCGCCGGTCATCATTGATGAATCCGCGAACCTGAAGGCGGCGGCGGAGGCGCTGGCGTGGGGCAAGTTCGTCAACGCGGGCCAGACGTGCGTGGCGCCGGACTACATCTACGTGCCGGCGTCGAAGCAGCAGGCCTTCCTGGAGGCCTTCAAGGCGGTGCTGACGCGCTTCTACGGTGAGACGGAGGCCGAGCGTCAGGCGAGCCCGGACTTCGCTCGCGTGGTGGACCCGGCGGCGTGGAGGCGGCTCAAGGAGGTGCTCGACCGCACGGTCGCCGCGGGAGCGAAGGTGGAGGCCGGCGGGACGGCGGACGGACCGTCGCGCTACCTGTCACCCACGGTGTTGTCCGGGGTGACGACGAAGAGCCCCATCATGGAGGGTGAAATCTTCGGGCCGGTGTTGCCGGTGCTGACGTACGAGCGGCGCGAGGAGATCTACGCGCACATCAACGAAGGCGGGAAGCCGCTGGCGCTCTACGTGTTCTCCCAGGACTCGAAGATGGTGGAGGAGGTGCTCCAGCACACGACGTCGGGCGGGGTGGTGGTGAACAACGTGCTCATCCACGTGGCGAACCCGAACCTGCCGTTTGGCGGGGTGGGGATGAGCGGGTTGGGGAACTACCACGGGCACTACGGCTTCAAGACGTTCAGCCACGAGCGGGCCGTGATGGTCCAGTGGATGAAGTCGCTGGCCGCGGTGTTCTTCCCGCCGTATCGCGGAAAGGCCCAGGAATGGGCCTCCCGCGCGACCCGGATGCTGGAGTAG
- a CDS encoding sensor histidine kinase: MTPLAASAWDDADVRARQRVRRRTYWLCALLIALGSLAHPLVLGGFRADFLAVHLLWAGSFLVLGALVGAGWLRPPFSGIASGIVSLAALTVCIQLTGGLSSPLFPAFYTVPLFVTVFVPGQRLPVWFAIGGTLVAVVVMTWLSHVPWATFVSQCISLLFVFAVSAHGAEAFRKLRAAERTAHLERVEALRQLAESESRRARVERQRAEVERLVVVGQLAAGVAHEVNNPLAYVKSNLHYLQEEWAHGAPDDLEDVRRVLEETQQGVLRIQQIVTDLRLFSREAPDGAESCDVAETLAEAQRLASVRLRSLGVVERDVAPGLAPARVTARHLVQVLVNLLLNAADALEGSRSSKPAHVTLRARMDDGRVRVEVEDNGPGIPEAALPRLFEPFFTTKPPGKGTGLGLALCRDYVARAGGTLEAENRAEGGARFILRLPVAGTSSPPVHREPPAAVDANAEPAAE; the protein is encoded by the coding sequence GTGACGCCTCTGGCCGCCAGCGCGTGGGACGACGCGGATGTCCGGGCCCGTCAGCGGGTCCGGCGGCGCACGTATTGGCTGTGCGCGCTGCTCATCGCGCTGGGCTCGCTGGCGCACCCGCTGGTGCTGGGCGGCTTCCGCGCGGACTTCCTGGCGGTGCACCTGCTGTGGGCCGGGTCGTTCCTCGTGCTGGGGGCCCTGGTGGGCGCGGGGTGGCTGAGGCCTCCGTTCAGCGGCATCGCGTCCGGCATCGTCAGCCTGGCGGCGCTCACCGTGTGCATCCAGCTCACCGGGGGCCTGTCCAGCCCGCTGTTCCCCGCCTTCTACACGGTGCCCCTCTTCGTCACCGTCTTCGTCCCGGGCCAGCGGCTGCCGGTGTGGTTCGCCATCGGCGGCACGCTGGTGGCGGTGGTGGTGATGACGTGGCTGTCCCACGTGCCGTGGGCGACGTTCGTCAGCCAGTGCATCAGCCTGCTCTTCGTGTTCGCGGTGTCCGCGCACGGCGCGGAGGCCTTCCGCAAGCTGCGCGCCGCGGAGCGCACCGCGCACCTGGAGCGCGTGGAGGCCCTGCGCCAGCTGGCGGAGAGCGAGTCGCGCCGCGCGCGCGTGGAGCGCCAGCGCGCGGAGGTGGAGCGGCTGGTGGTGGTGGGGCAATTGGCCGCGGGCGTGGCCCACGAGGTGAACAACCCGCTCGCGTACGTGAAGTCGAACCTGCACTACCTCCAGGAGGAATGGGCCCACGGCGCGCCCGACGACCTGGAGGACGTGCGGCGCGTGCTGGAGGAGACGCAGCAGGGCGTGCTGCGCATCCAGCAAATCGTCACCGACCTGCGCCTGTTCTCCCGCGAGGCCCCCGACGGCGCGGAGTCCTGCGACGTCGCGGAGACGCTGGCCGAGGCGCAGCGGCTGGCCTCGGTGCGGCTGCGGAGTCTGGGCGTGGTGGAGCGCGACGTGGCGCCGGGGCTGGCCCCCGCGCGCGTCACGGCCCGCCACCTGGTGCAGGTGCTGGTGAACCTGCTGCTCAACGCCGCGGACGCGCTGGAGGGCTCGCGCTCCAGCAAGCCCGCGCACGTGACGCTGCGCGCGCGCATGGACGACGGCCGCGTGCGGGTGGAGGTGGAGGACAACGGGCCGGGCATCCCGGAGGCCGCGCTGCCGCGCCTCTTCGAGCCCTTCTTCACCACCAAGCCGCCCGGCAAGGGCACCGGCCTGGGCCTGGCGCTCTGCCGCGACTACGTGGCGCGCGCGGGCGGCACCCTGGAGGCGGAGAACCGCGCGGAAGGCGGTGCGCGCTTCATCCTCCGGCTGCCCGTCGCCGGGACTTCATCCCCCCCTGTCCACCGGGAGCCCCCCGCCGCCGTGGACGCGAACGCGGAGCCCGCGGCGGAGTAG
- a CDS encoding HEAT repeat domain-containing protein — translation MSDERPDALLKSALEKIVYFEARAQQLHGELASARDELTHLKEDLAEAHQRELDLRRELAELEVKSGRAQTEREELNRVNHALRLERDQLMAKLLDASRIHSSGQARAVADDDADELGFDLASFISQLRSEVILRGDVPAVRTPYSGPAVPLKSAEPAVPWTERPPAPIPPRAPSASSSAAESGLSPVAREAQRLHSEGRLRVSAEQMAELSGHAGSTTDETLFGFSVRELSAADAAARVRAAERLKALAHPAAAPALAAALHAETDATAQVALVQAFAGLCREEGASVVSPLLSSPVPEVRIAALKALLVLAPKDAAPHLAQAMKDSDRSVRRRASLLALGLEGETARRLGEDAIHDTDPEVRALAALALGAGRGENARTLLLGALDDSEARVRKAAAQSLSRILGHDVSAVVALDDAHRRREIRRLATLPVKPVRATLEAKPVEPVRVAPVATEVAQAVGQGAQAVAGAQPVAVHGAQSVAGVQPVAVNAAQPVATVQHAAMAQVQPVAAQGATVAQQVGAQVIAHDAQQVNVPVAAQPPIPSIPAHAVPVSLADVAVNTSQWTAAPMAAPVLAVATVGAARSAPAVMHGAPPAPARVANGGHVSFASGPSAPPSRPVAPVPPAPAQPAARRTPVQAALVAMGAPPPARAPAPSAAPPVPPKRGPSPVEALCGAMLQEVRVAVRGRSLAELTSGLSAPAELAQEAVALLVARGAIVRRGHKYFAA, via the coding sequence GTGAGTGACGAGCGTCCGGACGCGCTGCTCAAGAGCGCACTCGAAAAGATCGTCTACTTCGAGGCCCGTGCGCAGCAGTTGCATGGCGAGCTGGCGTCCGCGCGCGACGAGCTGACGCACCTCAAGGAAGACCTGGCGGAGGCGCACCAGCGCGAGCTGGACCTGCGCCGGGAGCTGGCCGAGCTGGAGGTCAAGAGCGGCCGCGCGCAGACGGAGCGCGAGGAGCTGAACCGGGTCAACCACGCGCTGCGGCTGGAGCGCGACCAGTTGATGGCGAAGCTGCTGGACGCGAGCCGGATCCACTCCTCGGGGCAGGCGCGCGCGGTGGCGGACGACGATGCCGACGAGCTGGGGTTCGACCTGGCGTCGTTCATCTCGCAGCTGCGCAGCGAGGTGATCCTCCGCGGGGACGTGCCCGCGGTGCGCACGCCGTACAGCGGGCCCGCGGTGCCGCTGAAGTCCGCGGAGCCGGCCGTGCCGTGGACGGAGCGTCCTCCCGCGCCCATCCCGCCCCGGGCGCCGTCGGCCTCGTCGAGCGCGGCGGAGTCCGGGCTGTCGCCGGTGGCGCGCGAGGCGCAGCGGCTGCACAGCGAGGGTCGTCTGCGGGTGAGCGCGGAGCAGATGGCGGAGCTGTCGGGGCACGCGGGCAGCACCACGGACGAGACGCTGTTCGGGTTCTCCGTGCGGGAGCTGTCGGCGGCGGACGCGGCGGCGCGGGTGCGGGCGGCGGAGCGGCTGAAGGCGCTGGCGCACCCGGCGGCGGCGCCCGCGCTGGCGGCGGCGCTGCATGCGGAGACGGACGCGACGGCGCAGGTGGCGCTGGTGCAGGCATTCGCGGGGCTGTGCCGGGAGGAGGGCGCGTCGGTGGTGTCGCCGCTCCTGTCTTCGCCGGTGCCGGAGGTGCGCATCGCGGCGTTGAAGGCGCTGCTGGTGCTGGCGCCGAAGGACGCGGCGCCGCACCTGGCGCAGGCGATGAAGGACTCGGACCGGTCGGTGCGCCGGCGGGCGTCGCTGCTGGCCCTGGGGTTGGAGGGAGAGACGGCGCGGCGGCTGGGCGAGGACGCGATCCACGACACGGATCCGGAGGTCCGAGCGCTGGCGGCGCTTGCGCTGGGCGCGGGCCGGGGCGAGAACGCGCGGACGCTGCTCTTGGGCGCGCTGGACGACAGCGAGGCGCGCGTGCGCAAGGCGGCGGCGCAGAGCCTGTCGCGCATCCTGGGCCACGACGTGTCCGCGGTGGTCGCGCTGGATGATGCGCACCGGCGCCGGGAGATCCGCCGGCTGGCGACGCTCCCCGTGAAGCCTGTTCGCGCGACGCTGGAAGCAAAGCCCGTGGAGCCCGTGCGTGTGGCGCCCGTGGCCACGGAGGTGGCGCAGGCAGTGGGGCAGGGCGCGCAGGCCGTGGCTGGCGCGCAGCCCGTGGCGGTGCATGGTGCGCAGTCCGTGGCCGGCGTGCAGCCCGTGGCCGTGAATGCCGCGCAGCCGGTGGCCACCGTGCAGCACGCGGCCATGGCTCAGGTGCAGCCCGTGGCGGCGCAGGGCGCGACGGTTGCGCAGCAGGTGGGCGCCCAGGTCATCGCGCACGACGCTCAGCAGGTGAACGTCCCGGTCGCCGCGCAGCCGCCCATCCCTTCGATTCCCGCGCACGCGGTGCCGGTGTCGCTCGCGGACGTCGCCGTGAACACCTCGCAGTGGACCGCTGCTCCGATGGCCGCCCCCGTGCTCGCGGTCGCCACGGTGGGCGCGGCCCGTTCCGCGCCGGCCGTGATGCACGGGGCTCCTCCCGCTCCTGCCCGCGTCGCGAACGGCGGGCACGTGTCCTTCGCTTCAGGCCCTTCCGCACCTCCGTCGCGCCCCGTGGCCCCGGTGCCGCCCGCGCCCGCGCAGCCCGCGGCGCGCCGGACTCCCGTGCAGGCCGCGCTGGTCGCCATGGGCGCGCCTCCTCCCGCCCGGGCTCCCGCGCCTTCCGCCGCGCCGCCGGTTCCTCCCAAGCGCGGCCCGTCTCCCGTGGAAGCGCTGTGTGGGGCGATGTTGCAGGAGGTGCGGGTCGCCGTCCGTGGCCGCTCGCTCGCCGAGCTGACGTCCGGGCTGTCCGCCCCGGCGGAGCTGGCCCAGGAGGCCGTTGCCCTGCTGGTGGCCCGAGGGGCCATCGTGCGAAGGGGGCACAAATACTTCGCCGCTTGA
- a CDS encoding ParA family protein has product MEAPTYSSKQVAEMLGVTPKSIPSELRKDAYGPDDVWELRTTLNKFPPTAGLRKQLFLNFKGGTGKTSLSTSYAWRLAELGYAVLLIDLDSQGHATKCLGYEGEDFEKTLLDVLVRKTPLAQVVQKSTLPNLDFIPSNLSMSTVDLALMPMAGREFKLRNALKDVEAQYDFIVFDAPPSFGLLNLNALMAANDLFVPVLADFLSFHGLKLLFETVQSLEEDLNHVLDHVFIVVNSFNATFKLAKEALEALQTHYPEYLLPTIIRQCTKFAQASSEGRPVFVADPTSKGANDIQAMLDNVLPRLVAAHAAAVKAGTATKAG; this is encoded by the coding sequence ATGGAAGCGCCGACGTACAGCTCGAAGCAGGTAGCCGAGATGCTCGGCGTGACTCCGAAGTCCATCCCGTCGGAGCTGCGCAAGGACGCCTACGGCCCGGATGACGTGTGGGAGCTGCGCACGACGCTCAACAAGTTCCCCCCCACCGCGGGCCTGCGCAAACAGCTCTTCCTCAACTTCAAGGGCGGCACCGGCAAGACGTCCCTCTCCACGTCCTACGCGTGGCGCCTGGCGGAGCTGGGCTACGCCGTCCTCCTCATCGACCTGGACAGCCAGGGCCATGCCACCAAGTGCCTGGGCTACGAGGGCGAGGACTTCGAGAAGACGCTCCTGGACGTGCTGGTCCGCAAGACGCCGCTCGCGCAGGTGGTGCAGAAGTCCACCCTGCCCAACCTGGACTTCATCCCGTCCAACCTGAGCATGTCCACGGTGGACCTGGCGCTGATGCCCATGGCGGGCCGTGAGTTCAAGCTGCGCAACGCGCTCAAGGACGTGGAGGCGCAGTACGACTTCATCGTCTTCGACGCGCCCCCGTCCTTCGGCCTGCTCAACCTGAACGCGCTGATGGCCGCGAACGACCTGTTCGTGCCGGTGCTCGCGGACTTCCTGTCCTTCCACGGCCTCAAGCTGCTGTTCGAAACGGTGCAGAGCCTGGAGGAGGACCTGAACCACGTGCTGGACCACGTGTTCATCGTGGTGAACTCCTTCAACGCCACCTTCAAGCTGGCGAAGGAGGCGCTGGAGGCGCTCCAGACGCACTACCCCGAGTACCTGCTGCCCACCATCATCCGGCAGTGCACCAAGTTCGCGCAGGCCTCCAGCGAGGGCCGCCCGGTGTTCGTGGCGGACCCGACGTCCAAGGGGGCCAATGACATCCAGGCCATGCTGGACAACGTGCTGCCGCGCCTGGTGGCCGCGCACGCCGCGGCGGTGAAGGCCGGCACCGCGACGAAAGCCGGCTGA
- a CDS encoding phospholipase D-like domain-containing protein, producing MTRPIDAELLSGSALYREVVLRKLAHARESVWMATANVKAMYVERSKGAFVPLLEVLDGLAARGVALRLLHAELPSRPFRAAFDARSRLVKGGLELKVCPRVHFKAVVVDGAWVYLGSANLTGAGLGAKGDDVRNFELGFVTEDFDTIDRTTALFDAVWSGAECRGCRLRAVCPDPILPSGGGQAKKRGRDAVRLGKSRRLSRPREKST from the coding sequence ATGACAAGGCCCATCGACGCGGAGCTGCTGTCGGGGAGCGCGCTGTACCGGGAGGTCGTGCTGCGCAAGCTGGCCCACGCGCGCGAGTCGGTGTGGATGGCCACCGCCAACGTGAAGGCCATGTACGTGGAGCGCTCGAAGGGGGCGTTCGTGCCGCTGCTGGAGGTGCTGGACGGGCTGGCCGCCCGGGGCGTGGCGCTGCGGCTCCTGCACGCGGAGCTGCCCAGCCGGCCGTTCCGGGCCGCGTTCGACGCCCGCTCCCGGCTGGTGAAGGGGGGGCTGGAACTGAAGGTGTGCCCGCGCGTGCACTTCAAGGCGGTGGTGGTGGATGGCGCCTGGGTCTACCTGGGAAGCGCCAACCTCACCGGCGCGGGACTGGGCGCCAAGGGCGATGACGTCCGCAACTTCGAGCTGGGCTTCGTGACCGAGGACTTCGACACCATCGACCGGACGACCGCCCTCTTTGACGCGGTGTGGAGCGGCGCCGAGTGCCGCGGCTGTCGGCTGCGCGCGGTGTGTCCGGACCCCATCTTGCCCTCCGGCGGCGGACAGGCGAAGAAACGGGGACGGGACGCGGTGCGGTTGGGGAAGTCCCGGCGCTTGAGCCGTCCCCGGGAGAAATCCACATGA
- a CDS encoding NAD(P)H-dependent flavin oxidoreductase, with protein sequence MAPSRIETDVTRMLGIRYPIIAAPMFLVSNAGLLEAAGRAGAIGAVPSLNYRTAQAYRDFLDTFPKDVPFGVNLILKWAERLEEDVAATVERQVPLVITSLGDPTPIVERVHAYGGKVWSDVISLRHAEKAVKAGVDALVAVGSGAGGHAGNLSPMVLGPWLKAELGVPVVLAGALSTGRHLAATLALGMDGAYVGTRFLATEEAGAAPDYKQALVDSGPEDLEYTKEVTGVHGNFIKSALERFRAGQGKAWKDTWSAGQGVAFVKDVLPAATVVERMVREYSEARAALPSES encoded by the coding sequence ATGGCCCCTTCGCGCATCGAGACGGACGTCACCCGGATGTTGGGCATCCGCTATCCCATCATCGCCGCCCCCATGTTCCTGGTGTCCAACGCTGGGCTGCTGGAGGCCGCCGGACGCGCGGGCGCCATCGGCGCGGTGCCGTCGCTCAACTACCGCACCGCGCAGGCGTACCGGGACTTCCTGGACACGTTCCCGAAGGACGTGCCCTTCGGCGTGAACCTCATCCTCAAGTGGGCCGAGCGCCTGGAGGAGGACGTGGCCGCGACGGTGGAGCGCCAGGTGCCGCTGGTCATCACCAGCCTGGGCGACCCCACGCCCATCGTGGAGCGCGTGCACGCGTACGGCGGCAAGGTGTGGAGCGACGTGATTTCGCTGCGCCACGCGGAGAAGGCCGTGAAGGCCGGCGTGGACGCGCTGGTCGCGGTGGGCAGCGGCGCGGGCGGCCACGCGGGCAACCTGAGCCCCATGGTGCTGGGCCCGTGGCTCAAGGCGGAGCTGGGCGTGCCCGTGGTGCTCGCGGGCGCGCTGTCCACGGGGCGCCACCTGGCCGCGACGCTCGCGCTGGGCATGGATGGCGCGTACGTGGGCACGCGCTTCCTGGCCACGGAAGAGGCCGGCGCCGCGCCCGACTACAAGCAGGCGCTGGTGGACTCCGGGCCCGAGGACCTCGAGTACACGAAGGAGGTGACGGGCGTGCACGGCAACTTCATCAAGAGCGCGCTGGAGCGCTTCCGCGCGGGCCAGGGCAAGGCGTGGAAGGACACGTGGAGCGCGGGCCAGGGCGTGGCCTTCGTGAAGGACGTGCTGCCCGCCGCCACCGTCGTGGAGCGCATGGTGCGCGAGTACTCGGAAGCGCGCGCCGCACTGCCGTCCGAATCCTGA